Proteins from a genomic interval of Thunnus thynnus chromosome 5, fThuThy2.1, whole genome shotgun sequence:
- the nr2e3 gene encoding photoreceptor-specific nuclear receptor, with product MEDHITKIFSSDNSKDFTDGTQADISKIPGKALGHGLLCRVCSDSSSGKHYGIYACNGCSGFFKRSVRRRLIYRCQAGTGKCPVDKAHRNQCQACRLKKCLQAGMNKDAVQNERQPRSTAHVNLDTLSVDTKKEHLATTRELTSSAAISSVICRPLVTSSVTTSATVQSCSNPSNNHRFMVSLLTAETCAKLEPEDVEENIDVTTNDSDRDRTPSNCSMSPFTSSCSESIYETSARLLFMSVKWAKNLPVFSHLPFRDQVILLEEAWSEMFLLCAIQWSLPMDSCPLLSLPDLSPTQQTKIGFPTADLRVLEEVFNRFKALAVDPTEFACLKAIVLFKPETRNLKDPEQVENLQDQSQVLLGQHIHSMYPNQSARFGRLLLLLPSLHFVSSEKIEHLYFQRTIGSTPMEKLLCDMFKN from the exons ATGGAGGACCACATAACCAAAATATTTTCATCAGACAACTCTAAGGATTTCACAGATGGAACACAAGCAG ACATAAGTAAAATTCCAGGTAAAGCACTTGGCCATGGTCTGCTTTGTAGAGTGTGCTCTGATTCAAGCAGTGGTAAACACTATGGCATCTATGCCTGTAATGGATGCAGTGGCTTCTTCAAGCGCAGTGTGAGACGAAGACTCATTTACAG GTGTCAAGCTGGAACTGGCAAGTGCCCTGTTGACAAGGCTCATCGGAACCAGTGCCAAGCTTGTCGACTGAAGAAATGTCTCCAGGCTGGCATGAACAAAGATG CCGTGCAGAATGAGCGACAGCCTCGCAGCACAGCACATGTTAATCTAGACACTTTAAGTGTGGACACTAAAAAGGAGCACCTGGCGACCACACGGGAACTCACCTCCTCTGCCGCCATTTCATCGGTCATCTGCAGACCTCTAGTCACTTCCTCTGTCACAACTTCTGCCACCGTACAGTCCTGCAGCAACCCGAGTAACAACCACCGCTTTATGGTCAGCCTGCTGACAGCAGAGACCTGTGCAAAACTGGAGCCTGAGGATG TGGAGGAGAATATTGATGTGACAACCAATGATTCAGACAGAGATCGGACTCCATCAAACTGCTCCATGTCCCCATTCACCTCCAGTTGTTCAGAGAGTATATATGAGACATCAGCACGACTCCTCTTCATGTCAGTCAAGTGGGCAAAAAATTTGCCTGTTTTTTCTCACTTGCCATTTCGGGACCAG GTGATTCTCCTTGAAGAAGCCTGGAGTGAGATGTTCCTCCTTTGTGCCATCCAGTGGTCCCTGCCCATGGACAGctgtcctcttctttctcttccagaTCTTTCTCCCACACAGCAAACCAAGATCGGATTCCCCACAGCTGACCTGCGGGTCCTAGAGGAGGTCTTTAATCGCTTCAAGGCTCTGGCTGTTGACCCCACTGAGTTTGCCTGCCTGAAGGCCATTGTGCTGTTCAAGCCAG AGACACGCAACCTCAAAGACCCAGAGCAGGTGGAGAATCTGCAAGACCAGTCACAGGTGTTGCTGGGTCAGCACATCCATTCAATGTACCCCAATCAAAGTGCCAG GTTTGGGAGATTGTTACTTCTGCTGCCATCCCTCCACTTTGTAAGCTCTGAGAAAATAGAGCACCTTTATTTTCAGAGGACCATTGGCAGCACACCCATGgagaagctgctgtgtgacatgttcaAAAACTAA